AAGAGGCCTGGCGCTTCGCCTCGGCCAACTACGACCGCGGCACGAACGATCAGTACAAGAGCGACCCCCAGTCGAGCGTCAAGGCCGACTGCAACTGCGTCTGCGCGAGCAGCACGACCTGCACCGCGAACGACGCGGCGCTCGTCAGCGCCTACGCCATCTCGACGCTGCTCCAGTCACCGCTCTACGCGGCCTGCTTCTACGTGAACCTCGTGCGCATCGTGCACTCCTCGGGCAGCGTGCCGATAAAGAACGTGGCCCACGACTTCACGACGATCATCCGCTACGCCGCGGCGGTGACCTTGATGCAGCTGCTGCAGGTGAACCAGCTCTTCAATAACTCCGACTTCCCCTGCGGCCAGGGGCCGAACGGGTACACGTTGTGCCCGACCGGCGCCTCGCCCGTGCCGGCGGGGGACATGGTCGTCTTGACGAGCGTGCTGGAGAAGCCCGTCCCGCTCAAGGATCCGAAGAGCTACTTCCAGTACGGCTTCGTCTTCGACGCCGACGGGGTCGAGCTCAACAACTACCAGCCGGGGGCGCAGTACCCGAACGACTTCTTCAAGGGCACCGACCGCTGGTACGTGGCGGGCTACGACCCGGCCAAGGGCTGGACGCTGCAGGTCACCGACGCCTCAGGGGGGACGACCAAGCCGCTCGCCTCGGCGGCGCGGGTGATCATCAAGGACAACGCGATGGTGCTCGTCGTGCCGGCGGCCGAGTTCAAGGTAGCAAAGCCCAAGTTCCGGCTGACGGCCTTCCGGCACGGCGGAGACTACGGGATGAAGGCCCCCTACGATTGGGACGGGAGCCTGCTTCCCGCCGTGGCGGACGGCCTGCAGGCCATGCCGTAGGCTGGAGCGACCCCCCCCGACGTACTACGGCGCGAGACCGCGCTTCAGCGTCCGCACGTCGAGAAAGACCTCGAAGACCACGCGCGAGAGCGCCGCGGCCTGGGCCTCCTGGCGCGCGCGACGGAAGCCGACGAGCGGCGTGAGCTGCGCCAGCTGGTCGCGATAGGTCTGGCGGAAGAGCGCCGCGCGCGACAGATCGTAGGCGTCGTAGGCGTGGTAGCTCTCGTCGAGCTTCTTCGCGAAGAGCCGGCTCAGCGCCACGTCGAACTGGCCGTACATGCCGGCGCCCGGCTGGATGCGGTCGTAGTTGGGCAAGCGCTTGTACTCGGGCCCCACACCGATCTCCTTCTCCCAGACGGCGCGGTGGATCTGGCCCGCCTTCCAGGTGGCGTTGGCCAGGCGAATGGCCCAGCGCAGCCCGCGCCGATCCTCGGGCGAGAGGTCGGCCTTCTGCGGGAAGCTGGAGAAGTCGGGGCGGGCCCGGTGCCCGGGCTCGACGAGCCGATCGATGTGCGCCGCCATCTGCTCCGCCGTCACGGTGAAACGAAGGCCCAGGTCCTGCGCCACGACCGTGGCGATGTCCTCGAGCGAGGCGTGGGTCAGCAGGTGCCGCACCCGCTCCTCGTAGTGCGCGCGTTCGGCGGCGCTGTACAGGCGGCGGCCCGAACTCTCGGCGCGAAAGAGCAGGCGCGGCAGCCAGCGGAAGGCCGTGGGGCCCGCCTTGGTGGCCGCCTCCTTGTACGCGGCTTCCTGCTCGGGCAGGGCGTGGCCGTAGGCGGAGAAGGCCGGGGCGAAGGCGGCTCCGGCCTGCTGGCACGCGGCGCGAAAGACCTGCCGAACCCGCGCCGATTGCGGCGCGTCGACGCGACCGAGGCCCTGGAGCGCGAGGAGGGCAGCCTCCTCTCCGACCGCCTCGGAGTAGGTCTGGTTGCGGGCGGCGAAGCGGGCCACGCGCAGCGCCAGCTCGGCCCGGAAGCGCACCTGCTGTCCGAGGACGCGAGCGCGGGCGAGCAGGGGCCGCTGCTTCAGGTCGGCCCAGAAGGCGGACAGCCCCGACTCGAAGCCCACGAGCTTGGCGTGGAGGGTGTTGCGCGAGCGGAAGCTCGGCTGCTCGGCGGCCACGAGCGCGCCCTCCGCCAGCTTCTCGTGCAGGCCGTGCAGGACCGGCCGCGAGCCGACGCGGAGCTCGAGGCCGAAGAGCCGGAACGCGAGGCTCCGGCCGGCGGCGAGGGTCCGCTCGACGAGCCCGGCCTTGGACGCGGGCGCGGCATCCCCGGCCGGCGCGGCCTGCGCCGAGGTCTGCGCGAACGCGAGCAACGCCACGACGGCACCCACGCGAAGCGCCGAGCGGCGGGCGCACGACGGGTGCGGCTGAGACGAGCCCGAGACGATCACGGTGGCTGATGGTTCAAGATCCGCGCCAGGCGCGAGGCGAGGAGCCCGTGCCCCGAGGAGAGCGCGCCGCCTTCTAAGGCTTGGCTTTCTTTCGCGGTGTGCGACTCCGGGCGGCTGGCCGGTCTCCCGTCCCCCGGCTCCGCGTGCCCCGGCCTGGCCCCCGCGCCGGCCGGTCTTCAGGCCCCACCGGACTGCGCCCGCCCTCGAGCCCCGCGAGCAGCTCTCCGACGAGCTTGCGTCGGAGCTCCACGATGAACTGCCCCATGACGTGGAGCGCCACCTCCACGAGGGCCTGCGGCGGCACGGGGAGGCCGCGGCCCCGCAGTCGGCGCACGAGCAGGGCCGTCTCCTCCCCCACGAGCCGGCTCACGGCGTCCCGGTAGATCACGAGGTCGGCGGTCGGGAAGAGCTCGCGCCCCATACCGAGCGTTCGCGCGCGCGCGATGAGCTCGACCAGGCTCGCGTCCTCCGACGAGTACCGCTGACCTCGCCCCTGGCGCGTCGGAGACACGAGGCCGATCTCGGCAAGCGCTTCGAGCTCGTCGGGGTCGATCCCGCTGCGCGCGAGCAGCGCCTCGCGGGTGAGGGCCGGACCGCCGCGCCGAGACTCCAGCGCCGCGAGGATCCCGGCCTCGAGCTCCGCCGGACTCGGAGCGACCTCCGCCTCCCCTCCCCCGCCCGAGACCACGAGGGACTTGATCACGCGAAGTGGAAGGCGCCGGTCCTGTTGCAGCCGCCGCACGAGCTGGATGTGCCCGACGAACGACTCCTCGTAGTAGGCCATGTTGCGCGAGGTCTTGACCGTCGGGCGCGGGAGCAGGCCCTCCCGGATGTAGAACCGGATCGTGGCCGGCGGGACGCCCGTGCGCCGCGCGAGCTCGCTGATCTTGAGGAGGCCGGGGGCAGGTGGCATCGGGCAAGGCTATAGCAGAACCTCGGTGGAGCGACCACCGCGCGCCGCGATCGGCACCTACCTTCGGCGCTTCTTGGCCGGCAGGGGGTCCACGACGAGGCGCAGCCGCCCCGTGGCCGCCTTTTCGAGAATCGCCCCGATCTGGAAGGCCGCGCGCTGCACGTTGATGGTCGTATCGAGCGCCACCTTCGCCGCGTCCTCGACGGAGGCCACGCGGCGGGCGTGCTCCTCGAGCACCCTCGGCAGAAAGCTGCGGAACATGCCGATCACGTCGATGTGTGGATTCAGGTGCCGCGCCGAGCCGTCCATGTTCGCCAGGCTCTTGCAGACGAGCGCCACGATCGGCGGGGCCTGGATGTTGTTCCGGGCGGCGCAGCGCAGCAGGTCCACGAGCAACGTGCCGAGGTTCAACCGCTCGAGGCGCATGCCGTGGTAGCGCGGCAGCAGCCGCCGCACGTCCATGATCCAGCCGATCTCGTCGGCCTCGCGCGTGGGCTTGCCGAGGTCCAGGAAGGCGTGCGCCACGCCGTGGCTGTCCTTCACGAGGAAGTTCAAGAAGACGCGCACGAGGTTGTCCGAGACCTGGCGTTCGATCCGCCCCACCATGCCGAAGTCGAGGAGCGCCACCTTGCCCTCGGGGGTGAGAAAGACGTTCCCGGGATGCGGGTCGGCGTGAAAGATGCCGTCGAGGAAGAACTGCTGGAAGTAGGAATGGGTCAGCACTCGCGAGAGCGTCTCGCGCCGGGAGGTGCCGAGGCACTCGACCGGGGCCTGGGAGAGCGGCTGGCCGTCGATGAACTCCATGACCATTACCGACGGGGTCGTGAGCTCCAGGTAGACCTCGGGCAGGATCAGCTCCGCGCGAAAGCCGTCGAGGTTGCGGCGAAAGACGAGCAGGTTCTCCGCCTCGTGGCGAAAGTCGAGCTCCTCGGCGAAGGCCTGGGAGAGCTCCTCGACGGTACCCGGCAGGTCATAGGTCTCGCCACGCGAAAGGTGCCGC
Above is a window of Deltaproteobacteria bacterium DNA encoding:
- a CDS encoding MerR family transcriptional regulator codes for the protein MPPAPGLLKISELARRTGVPPATIRFYIREGLLPRPTVKTSRNMAYYEESFVGHIQLVRRLQQDRRLPLRVIKSLVVSGGGGEAEVAPSPAELEAGILAALESRRGGPALTREALLARSGIDPDELEALAEIGLVSPTRQGRGQRYSSEDASLVELIARARTLGMGRELFPTADLVIYRDAVSRLVGEETALLVRRLRGRGLPVPPQALVEVALHVMGQFIVELRRKLVGELLAGLEGGRSPVGPEDRPARGPGRGTRSRGTGDRPAARSRTPRKKAKP
- a CDS encoding AarF/ABC1/UbiB kinase family protein produces the protein MAGAGTGPESLWDRSRAIVEALGGWAGRAAFEKSTLVQLLGGRRLAAASDEEASARRLRDGLERLGPVFIKLGQLLSTRPDLVSPVTMRTLQRLQDRVAPMSPGEVEVALRAHAEAVGHDPFRSVESAPVAAASLAQVHRARLHDGRSVAVKVRRPGVERRVGLDLKILALAAALAQRHLSRGETYDLPGTVEELSQAFAEELDFRHEAENLLVFRRNLDGFRAELILPEVYLELTTPSVMVMEFIDGQPLSQAPVECLGTSRRETLSRVLTHSYFQQFFLDGIFHADPHPGNVFLTPEGKVALLDFGMVGRIERQVSDNLVRVFLNFLVKDSHGVAHAFLDLGKPTREADEIGWIMDVRRLLPRYHGMRLERLNLGTLLVDLLRCAARNNIQAPPIVALVCKSLANMDGSARHLNPHIDVIGMFRSFLPRVLEEHARRVASVEDAAKVALDTTINVQRAAFQIGAILEKAATGRLRLVVDPLPAKKRRR